The following coding sequences are from one Ornithorhynchus anatinus isolate Pmale09 chromosome 11, mOrnAna1.pri.v4, whole genome shotgun sequence window:
- the LOC100078234 gene encoding thyrotropin-releasing hormone receptor-like, with product MENGSKLDSPTNISLLGSVAVPGMIEYKTVSVFLVLLICGLGIVGNMMVVLVVLTTRDMRTPTNCYLVSLALADLMVLVAAGLPNVSNSLAGRWIYGRAGCLGITYFQYLGINVSSCSITAFTVERYIAICHPMRAQTVCTVSRAKRIISGIWLVTSAYCMLWFFLVDINISKNQSLECGYKVSRNLYLPIYLLDFAIFFVTPLLVATILYGLIGRILFLTSLSSLPNHSSNCWWEKSTKERNPGGKAEGAKMSSSSRAKGVLSSRKQVTKMLVVVVVLFALLWTPYRTLVLVNSFVDHPYLDPWFILFCRICIYTNSAINPIIYNLMSQKFRAAFRRLCKCQKEGLQRRNMYLTTNSYSMVRESLQAKSQAQRRRRGQPQGNVEQESSADDPQVGGQEDGREEPYFSMV from the exons ATGGAGAATGGCAGCAAGTTGGACAGCCCCACCAACATCTCCCTGCTGGGCAGCGTTGCTGTCCCAGGCATGATCGAATACAAGACCGTCTCCGTCTTCCTGGTGCTGCTGATCTGCGGGTTGGGCATCGTGGGCAACATGATGGTGGTGCTGGTGGTGCTGACCACCCGAGACATGCGGACCCCCACCAACTGCTACCTGGTCAGCCTGGCCCTGGCTGATCTCATGGTGCTGGTGGCCGCTGGGCTGCCCAATGTGTCCAACAGCCTGGCGGGGCGCTGGATCTACGGGCGTGCCGGTTGCCTGGGCATCACCTATTTTCAATACCTGGGGATCAACGTCTCTTCCTGTTCCATCACCGCATTCACTGTAGAGAG GTACATTGCTATCTGCCACCCCATGAGAGCTCAGACCGTCTGCACCGTTTCCCGGGCCAAGCGCATCATCTCCGGCATCTGGCTGGTCACATCTGCCTACTGCATGCTCTGGTTCTTCCTGGTCGACATCAACATCAGTAAGAACCAAAGCCTGGAGTGTGGCTACAAGGTCTCCCGCAACCTCTACCTCCCCATCTACCTGCTGGACTTCGCCATCTTCTTTGTCACCCCACTGCTGGTGGCCACCATCCTCTATGGGCTGATCGGGAGAATCCTTTTCCtgacttctctctcctccctgcccaaccACTCCTCCAACTGCTGGTGGGAAAAAAGTACTAAGGAGAGGAACCCAGGGGGAAAGGCTGAGGGAGCCAAGATGAGCAGCAGCTCCAGAGCCAAGGGGGTCCTCTCTTCCAGGAAACAG GTCACCAagatgctggtggtggtggtggtcctcTTTGCTCTCCTGTGGACACCCTACCGAACCCTGGTGTTGGTCAACTCCTTCGTGGACCACCCCTACCTGGACCCCTGGTTCATCCTGTTCTGCCGCATTTGCATCTATACCAATAGCGCCATCAACCCCATCATCTACAATCTCATGTCCCAGAAGTTCCGGGCGGCCTTCCGGAGGCTATGCAAGTGCCAGAAGGAAGGGCTGCAGCGGCGGAACATGTACCTGACCACCAACAGCTACAGCATGGTCCGGGAGTCTCTCCAGGCCAagtcccaggcccagagaagacggCGAGGCCAGCCTCAGGGCAACGTGGAGCAGGAGAGCAGCGCAGATGACCCCCAAGTGGGTGGCCAGGAAGATGGCCGGGAAGAGCCATACTTCAGCATGGTataa